Genomic segment of Mucilaginibacter sabulilitoris:
TATTTTGAATTTGTATTTTTACTTAGTGTATCAAACCTAATAAGCGTAATATTTACAACATGAAAAACCTAATCCTTTTACTTTCAATTTTCCTTATCAGCAAAGCTACTTTTGCTCAAACTGAAACCCTGGGGAATACCAACCTTCCAGGAATCTACACTGACACGGTATCAATTGACTGCAGTAAAGCGGAACTATACAGCCGTGCTAAAGCATACCTAGCTAAAAATACTATTCTTAAGAAAGATGTTATACAGATGGATGATCCTGCATTGGGTCGGTTAATTGCAAATTCTACAACCATAGAAAAGGATAAAATGAGCGACCTGGGCGGAACTTCTTATATTGTAAATTTTAGCACGGACATATCAGTTACAGACGGCAAGTATAAATATGTGATCAATAATGTCACCTATGATGAAAAGGTGGTAACCCCGCGCCGGGCAACTGGAATGTTGAAGAAAGTTGTATCCCAGTTGAAAGAGACAATGTCAATAAAAGCAGTTTGGGTTTTAATAAAATAAGGTAACACCGCAAAGTAAAGGTTATGGTAAAACACCGCTTCCTTAAAATACAGTAGTTTCTAGCAATGTGGATAAAACACACCAAAATGTTAGCTTTCAGGAAAGTAAAGACAGGTTCTAACTGTTCTTTTTCGTAAGCCAAATGGAGTGTTGCTTTGATTCTCCTGGATTCTGTTCTTTCGCCGCCAGTAAATCCTCGTCAATCATTCTCGAAGCGAGGTTAAAAAGTATGTTCAGCTCCCGCCGCCTGTTCATGTAATACGTTGCGGAAGAGCCAAAAAGCTGTAAGAACTCTTCAATCCTGGAGGTGGTCAATTCACGGATCGACATTTTACGTCCTTCCGCTCCAATAAACTCCATGAAATGGTTAAAGGCATAGCGTAAATTGTTTTTGTGGTGCTTGCTTAGATCGGATTCGAGCTTTTTATTCAAGGCCTGCTGGAAGAGCAGGCCGATTGAATCGCTTTTATTTGATTTGTTCATCCAACAAAAATCCTGTGATGCCGCGAAGTGAGCCGTAAACCCGTTTGTAAATTTCCAAAAGTCTTAGGAGTTTAATAGCTGAAGATATCCATTGAAGCATAGCAAACCAGAAGGGATAATGGTTATTCTGTTGATTCAATTTTCTTTAATTCTTTCTTGTAAAAGTTTTCGACCTGTACTGTCAAACGGCGAACGGTATCAATGATGTTATTTACGACGAATATATTAAGGGAACTTTCGTAATCTGCAACCTTGGTGTAGCGGTCACATAGACGTTGAAAATTCTTTTTGCCAATGGTTGTGTCCAATCTAAAAACATTGGCGAAATCATCGGATAACATCCGTGTTAAAGTCAATAGCTTCGCGAGGTCATCAACCGGCTGCCGGAAGCCAATGGCCAATTGAAGCACACATTTGAGTGCATGGCCTGAGACCTGGCTTAAAAAGAAGGTTGCTATCCCGCAATCGTAATCTTTGGCAATCCGCTCGGCATCTGCTAAAAATGCTTTGCCGATTTTATTCCATTTGGTCCAAATCGCTCTCATCGCCGCTATCTGCTTCTCGGCTGACTGGATCTGGAATGGGGGCAGTGTAAATCCATCTTTAGAATAGATATTAACTCCCTTGGTAAAAACATAATTCCAGAAACGACCATCGGATTTTATACCTTCAACTGCACTTCTGACACTGTAAACAATGGGATACACCTCGGTTTCATTTGTAATCGACTCTGCCAGTTTTCTTTTCCACACCGCATCTTCATTGTCTGTCAAGATTAAAAGGAAAGTGAAATTTGGGGATTTGGCCTCATCAAGATATATGATCGCTGCCAGTGATTGTTCAAGATCTAATATCGCCCCTGCAAGTTTCGTATGATCATCCCTACGGGGCGAGGCAAACTCCGACATTCTGATTGATTCGAGGTTAACAAGATTTTGCTGTATTAGTCGAATGTCCCCGGCTGGCGGGGGATGAGCTTCAGTGGTAACGGGATCATTATCCTTGGATTTATACTTTTTACTTTCATAAGGATAACCACTTTCAATTTGGTTAAGCAACCACGCAGCTGAGTGTAGTTTGCAAAGATTATTGTAGATACTCTCCATTTTCAAGATGACGCTTTCATTATTCAATTCGTAGTCTTGTAAAGCAGCATACAGCCACTGTTGCAAATGATCGCGGTAAAGTTCCACGCCTATCTCTTCATACACTTTAGTTAAAGCATAGAATGGGTTCAGTAACTCTTTTTCATATAAATCATCCGGAAAGTACGACCATCGCTGTTTGGCTTCCTGCAGTGCCTCAGCTGTTATAATATCAGGACCTTCATCAACACAATCAATTTTGCGTGTATTCCACAGTACATGGCACGCTTCGATCAAGCGGAACCATTGGCGAACGCTGTAAACTAACTCGCCCGGGCCCCGCTCGCCAGTATAATAATCATCAGAAAGCGCCGATTCTTTCAGCTTGGTTAACTGTGTTTTTTCAAAACAAGGGTGGTCTGCGAAGAAAAAGAATTCTGAAAACGCAGCGTAAGGATTTTGTATCTCCTCGAAATACAGATTTTTAGGGTAGTGTTCCCAGGGTACGTAATGACGAAAATACATATGGTTTGATTTAACTGGCGATGACTGTCATCGCCGGTACAAATTTTTGCATATTGAGTTTTCTAACCTAATCGACTCCTGTACTATGTAATACCCTTAAAGGGATAAATTACCGGATATTATTTCTATATTAGATAAAGCCGGGCTTTTAATATTTTGTTTATTTTTGAACGAACTCTACATACTGACTTATGAATACTACTGACACGAAAAAAAATATTCACCAAGGCCGGAACATTAAGCGCTTTCGTGAAATGATGGGTGCGCCCGTAAAGGGGCTTTGATAAATATACTTTAGCAAGTATTGGGCATGTGTTCCGAAGCCCATCATCAACCGACCTATCCTTGAGGGAAACCAATAACGGAGAAATCAGCATGTCGGTAAACGCATAAGTCAGGTAGCTATCGAATTTGCGACTGAATGCGGAGATGAAACGATAGATATAAGGATAAAACCCAAACTGGTTCAACGATAGTCCAAGTGGGGAGCCTCGCATCAGTGACGTAAGATAGCTGAATTGTCACTCTGTAACACCGACATGGCCTCCTAGCAGTCATGACGGCGGGAACAAGTTACAGCACAGCTGCAATCAGCAGAAAAGGACGGAAATCGTATCCGACAATCTATTAAGCTATGTTATCAAAGTGCTAAACGGGGATTGCCTAAATCGGAACGCCACTGGCGTGGCTATTAAGCTTCTGGCTTATGAATATTCGACATGGCAACGGAGTTCCCATAGTAGTCCGGGCAAGGGAAAGCCTTGTACATGGCGAAGGGGAACAGCGGTATCGCCTAACATTACTAATGGAAAATGTGAGAGACATTGAGACATCCGGCAATAATATTAGGCAGTCTATGGAAACACTGTCGATCCTCGGAGTATAAGTTTGAAAGGCTTTATCGGGTCCTGTTCAATCAGGAAATGTACTATGCTGCCTATCAACGTATCAATGCCAAAGTAGGGAACATGACGCCAGGTACTGACGGTACCACCATTGATAGCATGAGTTTAACCCGTATCGACAAACTCATAGGCGCACTCAAAGACGAAACTTATCAACCTCAACCGGCCAGGCGGGTCTACATCCCCAAGAAAAATGGTAAAAAAAGACCATTGGGTATCCCATCTTTAGATGACAAATTGGTACAGGAGGTCATCCGAATGCTACTGGAAGCCATATTTGAGGGTCAGTTTGAAAACTGTTCTCATGGTTTTCGGCCAAGCAGAAGCTGCCATACCGCATTAATGCAGGTCCAGAATCGTTTCACTGGCGCTAAGTGGTTCATTGAGGGCGACATCAAAGGGTTCTTTGATAATATCCAACACAACGTTTTGATCGAAGTCCTTAGAAAAAGGATCAGTGATGAGCGTTTCCTGCGCCTCATCAGAAAGTTTCTAAACGCAGGATATATCGAAGACTGGATATTTCATAAAACGTTCAGCGGGACACCACAAGGCGGGCTAGTCAGTCCCATACTGGCGAACATATACCTTGACCAGCTGGACAAGTATATTGAACAATATATAGCCAACTTTGATACGGGTAAAAGAAGAACAAGCAACCCTGCTTACTTCAAACTTAAAAATGAAAGATGTACCCTTATTCGCAGAATAAATAAGGGTAAACACGAGGAACTTAAGCAGGTCAGGCTGCAGCGGATCAAAGAGATCGGAGCAAACATAAGACTTGCTTCTTCTGCTAATGAGATGGATAACGGATACAAACGGCTCAAATATGTGAGATATGCGGATGATTTTATCATAGGTGTGATAGGCAGTCGAAAAGATTGTGAGAAAATAAAAGGAGACATTAAGACCTTCTTAAGCGAAAAGCTCGACCTCACCTTGTCGGACGAAAAGACCTTAATCACCCATGCACAAAGACCTGCACGTTTTCTCGGATATGATGTCCACGTCCGAAAATCCAATCATGTCAAAAGAAACAAACTAGGCCATATCAGGCGTGCATATAACAGCAAGGTAGTACTACGAATGCCCATCGAAGCAGTTCGTAAAAAGTTATTCGACTATGAAGCGCTCAAGCTGATCCGGCATAACGGAAAGGAAAAATGGAAACCAAAGGGGCGCATCAAATTGCTTAATAACGACGACCTTGAAATACTGAACGCCTATAACGCCGAAGTCAGAGGTTTCGCCAACTACTATTCGATTGCAAACAACAGTGCCGCTTTGCACTCCTTTAGATATATTATGGAATATAGCATGTACAAAACTTTCGGAAGAAAGTATCGCGCTAATATTGGACGGATAACCAAAAAATACCGGCATAATAAAGACTTCGCTGTAAAATACAGTAATCAAAAAGGGGAGCAAAAAATGAGGGCACTGAAAAAGTCTAAAT
This window contains:
- a CDS encoding DUF4468 domain-containing protein, with amino-acid sequence MKNLILLLSIFLISKATFAQTETLGNTNLPGIYTDTVSIDCSKAELYSRAKAYLAKNTILKKDVIQMDDPALGRLIANSTTIEKDKMSDLGGTSYIVNFSTDISVTDGKYKYVINNVTYDEKVVTPRRATGMLKKVVSQLKETMSIKAVWVLIK
- a CDS encoding reverse transcriptase domain-containing protein; the protein is MYYAAYQRINAKVGNMTPGTDGTTIDSMSLTRIDKLIGALKDETYQPQPARRVYIPKKNGKKRPLGIPSLDDKLVQEVIRMLLEAIFEGQFENCSHGFRPSRSCHTALMQVQNRFTGAKWFIEGDIKGFFDNIQHNVLIEVLRKRISDERFLRLIRKFLNAGYIEDWIFHKTFSGTPQGGLVSPILANIYLDQLDKYIEQYIANFDTGKRRTSNPAYFKLKNERCTLIRRINKGKHEELKQVRLQRIKEIGANIRLASSANEMDNGYKRLKYVRYADDFIIGVIGSRKDCEKIKGDIKTFLSEKLDLTLSDEKTLITHAQRPARFLGYDVHVRKSNHVKRNKLGHIRRAYNSKVVLRMPIEAVRKKLFDYEALKLIRHNGKEKWKPKGRIKLLNNDDLEILNAYNAEVRGFANYYSIANNSAALHSFRYIMEYSMYKTFGRKYRANIGRITKKYRHNKDFAVKYSNQKGEQKMRALKKSK